One window of Halorarum salinum genomic DNA carries:
- a CDS encoding YqjF family protein: protein MVLPVAFGWRHLLFANWPVDADAVDARLPDAFPVETYDGDAWLSVVPLVNVHVRPRGLPEAFGLPLPELNLRTYVTHGGEPGVYFFSLDAQGVLSVLGARLLHHLPYYYARIDCRVDGGEVRFRSRRRHPGARPARYEAAYRPTGEPFEAEPGSLAEFLTERRRLYTQGSDGSVRHTDVEHDRWTLYPATASVGRNSLFEANGFDRPDSEPTCYYSPGVDVVTDRSRRWTPGH, encoded by the coding sequence ATGGTCCTCCCCGTCGCGTTCGGGTGGCGGCACCTCCTGTTCGCGAACTGGCCCGTCGACGCCGACGCCGTCGACGCCCGCCTTCCCGACGCGTTCCCGGTGGAGACGTACGACGGCGACGCCTGGCTCTCGGTCGTCCCGCTCGTCAACGTCCACGTCCGGCCGCGGGGGCTCCCGGAGGCGTTCGGGCTCCCGCTCCCGGAGCTGAACCTCCGCACGTACGTCACCCACGGGGGCGAGCCCGGGGTGTACTTCTTCAGCCTCGACGCGCAGGGCGTCCTGAGCGTCCTCGGCGCGCGCCTCCTCCATCACCTCCCGTACTACTACGCCCGCATCGACTGCCGCGTGGACGGCGGGGAGGTCCGGTTCCGGAGCCGCCGGCGACACCCCGGCGCGCGGCCGGCCCGCTACGAGGCCGCCTACCGGCCGACCGGCGAGCCCTTCGAGGCCGAACCCGGGTCGCTCGCCGAGTTCCTGACGGAGCGCCGGCGCCTCTACACCCAGGGCTCGGACGGGTCCGTCCGGCACACCGACGTGGAACACGACCGGTGGACGCTCTACCCCGCGACGGCGTCCGTCGGACGGAACAGCCTCTTCGAGGCGAACGGGTTCGACCGTCCCGACTCCGAGCCGACGTGCTACTACAGCCCCGGCGTCGACGTGGTCACCGACCGGAGCAGACGCTGGACGCCGGGGCACTGA
- a CDS encoding RDD family protein, protein MNGSTLDGRDAAAVRERVLAYVADAVAVLGAFWALTGRRWRSVPRRVAATLVAAATVAFPYHVLLEGAFGRTPGKALLGIAVVGEDGGPCTYTRAAVRTALRFVDWLPAAYLLGLLSIASTERNRRVGDLLAGTVVVRTRDRRDRTDDDRTRG, encoded by the coding sequence ATGAACGGGTCGACGCTCGACGGGCGCGACGCGGCGGCGGTCCGGGAGCGCGTCCTCGCGTACGTCGCGGACGCGGTCGCCGTGCTCGGCGCCTTCTGGGCTCTCACGGGCCGTCGCTGGCGGTCGGTGCCGCGTCGCGTCGCGGCGACGCTCGTCGCCGCCGCGACCGTCGCCTTCCCCTACCACGTCCTCCTGGAGGGGGCGTTCGGGCGGACCCCCGGAAAGGCGCTCCTCGGAATCGCCGTCGTCGGGGAAGACGGAGGCCCGTGCACGTACACCCGCGCCGCCGTCCGAACGGCGCTCCGGTTCGTCGACTGGCTCCCCGCGGCCTACCTCCTCGGCCTGCTCTCCATCGCGTCGACCGAGCGCAACCGTCGCGTCGGCGACCTGCTCGCCGGGACGGTCGTCGTTCGGACGCGGGATCGACGCGACCGGACGGACGACGACCGAACCCGGGGTTAA
- a CDS encoding plastocyanin/azurin family copper-binding protein, whose translation MNRRTFVAIGMGATVGGASGCLATPSGADGTPADGTDATPTRTAGPTDDAPGRDDDTPEQDDDSDDSDGDDDDHVPGEDVEPISSPSGSAEVEMDSNGTHYFEPALVWIETGGTVVWENHDGNHTTTAYHADAGKPGRVPEGVEGWDSGLMENDQRFERTFETEGVYDYFCLPHEGLGMVGCVVVGNPDPEGQPGLAAPQSDLPERAREVLELLNRATRETLAGGG comes from the coding sequence ATGAATCGACGAACGTTCGTTGCGATCGGGATGGGAGCGACCGTCGGAGGCGCGAGCGGCTGTCTCGCCACGCCGTCGGGTGCGGACGGAACGCCCGCCGACGGGACCGACGCGACGCCGACCCGCACCGCCGGGCCGACCGACGACGCCCCGGGACGCGACGACGACACCCCGGAGCAGGACGACGACTCGGACGACTCCGACGGGGACGACGACGACCACGTCCCCGGCGAGGACGTCGAACCGATCTCGAGCCCCAGCGGGAGCGCGGAGGTGGAGATGGACTCGAACGGCACCCACTACTTCGAGCCGGCGCTCGTCTGGATCGAGACCGGCGGCACCGTCGTCTGGGAGAACCACGACGGGAACCACACGACGACCGCCTACCACGCGGACGCGGGGAAACCCGGACGGGTGCCCGAGGGCGTCGAGGGCTGGGACAGCGGGCTGATGGAGAACGACCAGCGGTTCGAGCGGACGTTCGAGACGGAGGGGGTGTACGACTACTTCTGTCTCCCCCACGAGGGTCTCGGGATGGTGGGCTGCGTCGTCGTGGGGAACCCGGACCCCGAGGGCCAACCGGGGCTGGCGGCGCCCCAGTCCGACCTCCCCGAACGTGCACGCGAGGTGCTCGAACTGCTGAACCGGGCAACCCGCGAGACGCTTGCGGGGGGCGGATAG
- a CDS encoding prolipoprotein diacylglyceryl transferase — protein MRSTAGTVLTPERKEIIARSVSVALREGLKEAAREPEEEERSESSRGGRRSRVLLLAAVGTAIRFLLRRRGRSGSADGSEATTGGRSVPVESGESVEGAGSTGRSGGRRLLSMVVRLGAIVAVAYALARRYGSRGVEDAITDASERTRAIADRTASRAGKAAYKVDSISEEVADRIEERGGEAADRMEERGEETAERMEEVAETTEGMAGADEDEGTAEEAESEGGTEADEEDEQGEASEGSEESEGAEAGDGTDEE, from the coding sequence ATGAGATCCACTGCCGGGACCGTCCTGACGCCCGAACGGAAGGAGATCATCGCGCGGTCGGTGAGCGTCGCCCTCAGGGAGGGGCTGAAGGAGGCGGCCAGGGAGCCGGAGGAGGAGGAGAGATCGGAGTCGTCCCGCGGCGGCCGGCGGTCGCGGGTCCTCCTGCTCGCGGCCGTCGGCACCGCGATCCGATTCCTGCTCCGGCGCAGGGGCCGGAGCGGGTCGGCGGACGGGTCGGAGGCGACGACGGGCGGTCGGTCCGTGCCCGTCGAGTCGGGCGAGTCGGTGGAGGGGGCGGGGTCGACGGGCCGCTCGGGCGGCCGGCGGCTCCTCTCGATGGTGGTCCGCCTGGGCGCCATCGTCGCGGTCGCCTACGCGCTGGCGCGGCGGTACGGGTCCCGCGGGGTCGAGGACGCCATCACCGACGCGAGCGAGCGGACCAGAGCGATCGCGGACCGGACGGCCAGCAGGGCGGGGAAGGCCGCCTACAAGGTCGACTCGATCTCCGAGGAGGTCGCCGATCGCATCGAGGAACGCGGCGGGGAGGCCGCCGACCGGATGGAGGAGCGGGGCGAGGAGACCGCCGAGCGGATGGAGGAGGTCGCGGAGACGACCGAGGGGATGGCGGGGGCCGACGAAGACGAAGGGACCGCGGAGGAGGCGGAGTCTGAGGGCGGGACGGAGGCCGACGAGGAGGACGAACAGGGTGAGGCGAGCGAGGGAAGCGAAGAGAGCGAGGGGGCCGAGGCGGGCGACGGGACCGACGAGGAGTGA
- a CDS encoding ABC transporter permease, with the protein MTTDPDPAADTDDTNTASAGRDASTDAGNDPTSAVDDSATGGHDPMTDGGGATAGAGPTFTDLDWDEHAGAGIVVTRTALAFVGSLLALSAVFLYDYLFVAPGLVLVGSWNPTIIDWLSLLSIVVLFFYVALPLARRPRLTKQYWADLRERRGATLSLAYLAVFTVAGLLGPRLWGHPRVAPRGFEVATRGEPSSLPPFWAAGSMDVRRYCPTGAVDGLCHGTLIHPLGTTPIGQDVLAYVFAGARLALEVTVITAVILVPIATVVGTVAAYYGGRVDVVLMRYVDLQQAVPAFVVYLMVMFLYGPSVVALILLFGLFDWDRIARRVRNDAARRRDAGYVLAAESAGARRVDVIRRHLVPNVSGTVIAGLTTQVPFVLIMEATFSYLGVVDDDVGSWGYAVAVGLESSNAFTWWAYVFPALALFLTALAINQLGTALYEVLQPRQRNVE; encoded by the coding sequence ATGACGACCGACCCCGACCCGGCGGCGGACACGGACGACACGAACACGGCGTCCGCGGGACGTGACGCGTCGACCGACGCCGGGAACGACCCGACGTCTGCCGTGGACGACTCCGCGACGGGCGGACACGACCCGATGACGGACGGGGGTGGAGCGACGGCCGGGGCGGGGCCGACGTTCACCGACCTCGACTGGGACGAGCACGCCGGGGCCGGCATCGTCGTCACGCGGACCGCACTCGCGTTCGTCGGCTCGTTGCTGGCGCTGTCGGCCGTCTTCCTGTACGACTACCTGTTCGTGGCGCCGGGGCTGGTGCTGGTCGGCTCGTGGAACCCGACGATCATCGACTGGCTCTCGCTGCTGTCGATCGTCGTCCTGTTCTTCTACGTCGCCCTGCCGCTGGCCCGCAGGCCCAGGCTGACGAAGCAGTACTGGGCGGACCTCCGGGAGCGACGCGGGGCGACGCTCAGCCTGGCGTACCTCGCCGTCTTCACGGTCGCGGGCCTGCTCGGCCCGCGGCTCTGGGGGCATCCGCGGGTCGCGCCCCGCGGCTTCGAGGTGGCGACCCGGGGGGAGCCGAGCAGCCTCCCGCCGTTCTGGGCGGCGGGATCGATGGACGTGCGGCGCTACTGCCCGACCGGCGCCGTGGACGGGCTGTGCCACGGGACGCTGATCCACCCGCTCGGGACGACCCCCATCGGGCAGGACGTGCTGGCGTACGTGTTCGCGGGGGCGCGACTCGCGCTGGAGGTGACCGTCATCACCGCGGTCATCCTCGTCCCCATCGCGACGGTCGTCGGCACCGTCGCGGCCTACTACGGCGGCCGGGTCGACGTGGTCCTGATGCGCTACGTCGACCTCCAGCAGGCCGTGCCGGCGTTCGTCGTCTACCTGATGGTCATGTTCCTCTACGGGCCGAGCGTCGTGGCGCTCATCCTGCTGTTCGGCCTGTTCGACTGGGATCGCATCGCCCGGCGCGTCCGGAACGACGCCGCCCGCCGGCGGGACGCGGGCTACGTGCTGGCCGCCGAGAGCGCGGGCGCCCGGCGGGTGGACGTGATCCGGCGCCACCTCGTTCCGAACGTCTCGGGCACCGTCATCGCGGGGCTGACGACCCAGGTCCCGTTCGTCCTCATCATGGAGGCGACGTTCTCCTACCTCGGCGTCGTCGACGACGACGTCGGCTCGTGGGGGTACGCCGTCGCCGTGGGGCTCGAGTCCTCGAACGCGTTCACCTGGTGGGCGTACGTCTTCCCGGCGCTCGCGCTGTTCCTGACGGCGCTGGCGATCAACCAGCTCGGGACCGCACTCTACGAGGTGCTCCAGCCCCGCCAGCGGAACGTCGAGTGA
- the sod gene encoding superoxide dismutase — protein MTDHELDPLPYEYDALEPHISEQVLTWHHDTHHQGYVNGWNSAEETLEQNRESGEFDTSGSALRNVTHNGCGHILHDLFWQNMSPDGGDDASGALADRIEEDFGSYEGWKGEFEAAAGNASGWALLVYDSFSNQLQNVVVDKHDQGALWGSHPILALDVWEHSYYYDYGPARGDFVDAFFEVVDWEEPNARYEQATQLFE, from the coding sequence ATGACCGACCACGAACTCGATCCGCTACCGTACGAGTACGACGCCTTAGAGCCGCACATCAGCGAGCAGGTGCTGACCTGGCACCACGACACCCACCACCAGGGCTACGTCAACGGCTGGAACAGCGCCGAGGAGACGCTCGAACAGAACCGCGAGAGCGGCGAGTTCGACACGTCGGGCAGCGCGCTGCGGAACGTGACTCACAACGGCTGTGGGCACATCCTCCACGACCTGTTCTGGCAGAACATGAGCCCCGACGGCGGCGACGACGCCTCGGGCGCCCTGGCGGACCGCATCGAGGAGGACTTCGGGAGCTACGAGGGCTGGAAGGGCGAGTTCGAGGCCGCGGCGGGTAACGCCTCGGGCTGGGCGCTGCTCGTGTACGACTCGTTCTCGAACCAGTTACAGAACGTCGTGGTGGACAAGCACGACCAGGGCGCCCTCTGGGGCTCGCACCCGATTCTGGCGCTGGACGTGTGGGAGCACTCGTACTACTACGACTACGGGCCGGCCCGCGGGGACTTCGTGGACGCGTTCTTCGAGGTCGTCGACTGGGAGGAGCCCAACGCCCGCTACGAGCAGGCCACCCAGCTCTTCGAGTAA
- a CDS encoding YciE/YciF ferroxidase family protein → MQFDTTHDLFVHELRGALHMERRLVEALDEMAMKATNDRISTGFADHRDETRGHVEHVEEAFRAMGLEPEERECAVVEALDEERRKVEDAVGDRDLLNQFYLGAGMKAERVEITTYEGLLTMADRLDLGGDVTDPLQRNLDDEETTLKELKGLSKASDLKQLWEKLTP, encoded by the coding sequence GTGCAATTTGATACCACACACGACCTGTTCGTGCACGAACTTCGGGGCGCCCTCCATATGGAACGACGACTCGTCGAGGCGCTCGACGAGATGGCCATGAAGGCGACCAACGACCGCATCAGCACCGGCTTCGCCGACCACCGCGACGAGACGAGAGGGCACGTCGAGCACGTCGAGGAGGCGTTCCGGGCGATGGGGCTCGAACCGGAGGAGCGGGAGTGTGCCGTCGTCGAGGCGCTCGACGAGGAGCGGCGGAAAGTCGAGGACGCCGTCGGGGACCGCGACCTCCTGAACCAGTTCTACCTCGGCGCGGGGATGAAGGCCGAGCGCGTCGAGATCACGACCTACGAGGGGCTCCTGACGATGGCCGACCGGCTCGACCTCGGCGGCGACGTGACCGACCCGCTCCAGCGGAACCTCGACGACGAGGAGACGACGCTGAAGGAGCTGAAGGGGCTGAGCAAGGCGTCCGACCTCAAGCAGCTCTGGGAGAAGCTCACGCCCTGA